In Streptomyces sclerotialus, one genomic interval encodes:
- a CDS encoding ABC transporter permease, whose product MTAVTAGPVVRSGPRDLAGTGALLRLALRRDRLMVPLWVLLLGLTVAGLTGPFEALYDTAAKRAELAQSMNANTSMRALYGPVFGDSIGGLVTWRMAGFGAVLAAVMSLLIVVRHTREEEETGRQELLSAAVVGRRAPISAALLTALLANAALAMVITAGLIESGQPVAGSLALGLAVGGCGMFFAGVATVAAQLTESARLAKGLTGAAVGLAFVLRAAGDAASADGSSPLTWLSPVGWAQHLRAYAGERWWVLLLFAAGTVGAACAGYALAARRDIGMSFLPARPGPARAPASLSGAFGLAWRLQRTTLLGWAVGFAVAGGVFGGIADGASDLVGDNEQTRRILERMGGAQALTDTFLATMAGMLGMVAALYATGAVLRLRGEETGDRAEPVLACAVGRLRWAVSHLLIAFLGTGVVLATGGVGLALGYGATVGDVGGRFGAVVGAALAQIPAVWVLAGLAAFLFGALPKLTTAAWGLTGASLGIGWIGPALDLPQWVMDLSPFSHLPKLPGGDATAAPFLWLLLTAVLSTAAGLIALRRRDMG is encoded by the coding sequence ATGACCGCCGTGACCGCCGGTCCCGTGGTCCGGAGCGGGCCCCGCGACCTCGCAGGGACGGGTGCCCTGCTGCGCCTCGCCCTCCGCCGCGACCGGCTGATGGTCCCGCTGTGGGTACTGCTGCTCGGGCTGACGGTGGCCGGCCTGACCGGGCCCTTCGAGGCGCTGTACGACACCGCGGCCAAGCGTGCCGAGCTGGCGCAGTCGATGAACGCCAACACCTCGATGCGCGCGCTGTACGGCCCGGTGTTCGGCGACTCGATCGGCGGGCTGGTCACCTGGCGGATGGCCGGCTTCGGCGCTGTGCTCGCCGCCGTGATGAGTCTCCTGATCGTCGTACGGCACACCCGGGAAGAGGAGGAGACGGGCCGTCAGGAGCTGCTGTCGGCCGCCGTGGTCGGACGCCGCGCACCGATCAGCGCCGCACTGCTGACCGCGCTCCTCGCCAATGCCGCACTGGCCATGGTCATCACCGCCGGACTCATCGAGAGCGGTCAACCGGTCGCGGGCTCGCTGGCACTGGGGCTGGCCGTCGGCGGGTGCGGGATGTTCTTCGCCGGCGTCGCCACCGTCGCGGCGCAGCTCACCGAGAGCGCGCGGTTGGCCAAGGGGCTGACGGGCGCGGCCGTGGGCCTCGCATTCGTCCTGCGGGCCGCGGGCGACGCCGCGAGTGCCGACGGTTCCTCGCCACTGACCTGGCTGTCACCGGTCGGCTGGGCCCAGCATCTGCGGGCGTACGCCGGTGAACGCTGGTGGGTGCTCCTGCTGTTCGCCGCCGGCACCGTCGGCGCGGCCTGCGCCGGGTACGCGCTGGCCGCGCGGCGCGACATCGGGATGAGCTTCCTGCCGGCCCGGCCCGGACCGGCCCGCGCACCGGCGTCGCTGAGCGGCGCGTTCGGTCTCGCCTGGCGGCTGCAGCGTACGACGCTGCTGGGCTGGGCCGTCGGATTCGCGGTGGCCGGCGGGGTGTTCGGCGGTATCGCCGACGGCGCCTCCGACCTCGTCGGCGACAACGAGCAGACCCGCCGGATATTGGAGCGGATGGGCGGCGCCCAGGCACTCACCGACACCTTCCTGGCCACCATGGCCGGCATGCTCGGCATGGTCGCGGCCCTCTACGCGACGGGGGCGGTGCTGCGGCTGCGCGGCGAGGAGACCGGCGACCGGGCCGAGCCGGTACTGGCCTGCGCGGTGGGGCGGTTGCGCTGGGCGGTGAGCCACCTGCTGATCGCGTTTCTGGGCACGGGCGTCGTGCTGGCGACGGGTGGGGTGGGCCTGGCGCTCGGGTACGGGGCCACGGTCGGTGACGTGGGCGGACGCTTCGGGGCCGTGGTGGGGGCGGCGCTGGCGCAGATACCGGCGGTCTGGGTGCTGGCCGGTCTGGCCGCCTTCCTCTTCGGCGCCCTCCCGAAGCTCACCACGGCGGCCTGGGGGCTGACCGGGGCGTCGCTGGGCATCGGCTGGATCGGTCCGGCGCTCGACCTCCCGCAGTGGGTGATGGACCTTTCCCCCTTCAGCCACCTGCCGAAGCTGCCGGGCGGCGACGCGACGGCGGCGCCCTTCCTGTGGCTCCTGCTGACAGCCGTCCTCAGCACGGCCGCGGGCCTGATCGCGCTGCGGCGCCGGGACATGGGATGA
- a CDS encoding response regulator, with protein MINVLIVDDQVMVREGFSVLLNAMPDIEVIGEAVNGRDAVQQVAALRPDVVLMDIRMPEVNGLEATREIAAADADAKVLVLTTFDLDEYVYQALRAGASGFLLKDASAGQLAEGVRIVASGEALLAPTVTKRLISEFSRLGAPRQPAQERIGDLTERETEVLVLVAQGLSNGEIAEHLVVAESTVKTHVSRILVKLGLRDRTQAAVFAYETGLVTPGF; from the coding sequence ATGATCAATGTCCTGATCGTCGACGACCAGGTCATGGTGCGGGAGGGGTTCTCCGTCCTCCTCAACGCGATGCCGGACATCGAGGTCATCGGCGAGGCGGTGAACGGCCGCGACGCGGTCCAACAGGTCGCGGCCCTGCGCCCGGACGTCGTCCTGATGGACATCCGCATGCCGGAGGTCAACGGCCTCGAAGCGACCCGCGAGATCGCCGCCGCCGACGCGGACGCCAAGGTGCTCGTACTGACCACCTTCGACCTGGACGAGTACGTCTACCAGGCGCTCCGCGCGGGAGCCAGCGGCTTCCTCCTCAAGGACGCGTCCGCCGGCCAACTCGCCGAGGGAGTACGCATCGTGGCGTCCGGCGAAGCGCTGCTCGCGCCGACCGTGACCAAACGGCTGATCTCGGAGTTCTCCCGGCTGGGCGCGCCCCGGCAGCCCGCCCAGGAACGCATCGGTGACCTCACGGAGCGGGAGACGGAGGTGCTGGTACTGGTCGCCCAAGGCCTGTCGAACGGCGAGATCGCCGAACATCTCGTCGTGGCCGAATCCACGGTCAAGACACATGTGAGCCGCATCCTGGTGAAGCTCGGCCTCCGCGACCGCACCCAGGCCGCCGTCTTCGCCTACGAAACGGGCCTCGTGACACCGGGGTTCTGA
- a CDS encoding cytochrome P450: MAAVAAFDPWSPEFVADPYPGYAELRRAGRVHHFPPTDQWLVPHHADVSALLRDRRLGRTYLHRFTHEEFGRTPPPPEHEPFHVLNDNGLLDMEAPDHTRLRRLVSKAFTPRTVEQLAPVVARLVDRLVEDFVAAGGGDLLTAIAEPLPVAVIGEMLGIPEADRSLLRPWSADICGMYELNPAAETARRAVRASLEFSAYLRELIAARRKDPGEDLISALIAAYDEGDRLTEQEMVSTCVLLLNAGHEATVNTTVNGWLALLRHPDQLAALRAAPDTLLPTAVEELLRYATPLQLFERWVLDDIEIDGTVVPRGAEVALLFGSANRDPARFDRPEELDLSRPENPHVSLGAGIHYCLGAPLARLELTASFGALLRAAPALRLAAEPSWKPNFVIRGPVELLVEV, from the coding sequence ATGGCAGCCGTCGCCGCATTCGACCCCTGGTCGCCCGAGTTCGTCGCCGACCCCTACCCCGGCTACGCCGAACTGCGCCGCGCCGGCCGGGTGCACCACTTCCCGCCCACCGACCAGTGGCTGGTGCCGCACCACGCGGACGTCAGCGCGCTGCTGCGGGACCGCCGCCTCGGCCGTACCTACCTGCACCGCTTCACCCACGAGGAGTTCGGCCGCACTCCGCCCCCGCCCGAACACGAGCCCTTCCACGTCCTCAACGACAACGGCCTCCTCGACATGGAGGCGCCCGACCACACCCGCCTGCGGCGCCTCGTCTCGAAGGCGTTCACGCCCCGCACGGTCGAGCAACTGGCGCCCGTCGTCGCCCGGCTGGTGGACCGTCTGGTCGAGGACTTCGTGGCGGCGGGCGGCGGCGACCTGCTGACCGCGATCGCCGAACCCCTCCCGGTCGCGGTCATCGGCGAGATGCTCGGCATCCCCGAAGCCGACCGCTCACTGCTGCGCCCCTGGTCGGCCGACATCTGCGGGATGTACGAACTGAACCCGGCAGCGGAGACGGCGCGCCGCGCGGTACGGGCGTCGCTCGAATTCTCCGCGTACCTGCGCGAACTGATCGCCGCCCGGCGCAAGGACCCGGGCGAGGACCTGATCAGCGCCCTGATCGCGGCGTACGACGAAGGCGACCGGCTGACCGAGCAGGAGATGGTCTCCACCTGCGTGCTGCTGCTCAACGCCGGGCACGAAGCGACGGTCAACACCACCGTCAACGGCTGGCTCGCCCTCCTCCGGCACCCGGACCAGCTCGCCGCGCTGCGCGCCGCGCCGGACACGCTGCTGCCGACCGCCGTCGAGGAACTGCTGCGGTACGCCACCCCGCTCCAGCTCTTCGAACGCTGGGTCCTCGACGACATCGAGATCGACGGCACCGTCGTACCGCGCGGCGCGGAGGTGGCCCTCCTCTTCGGCTCGGCCAACCGCGACCCGGCACGCTTCGACCGCCCCGAGGAACTGGACCTCTCCCGCCCGGAGAACCCGCACGTCTCCCTCGGCGCGGGCATCCACTACTGCCTGGGCGCCCCGCTCGCCCGCCTCGAACTGACCGCCTCGTTCGGTGCCCTGCTCCGCGCCGCCCCGGCCCTCCGCCTCGCCGCCGAACCGTCCTGGAAGCCGAACTTCGTGATCAGGGGGCCGGTGGAACTGCTGGTGGAGGTATGA
- a CDS encoding alpha/beta hydrolase family protein, protein MSGTAADEEEVLLARAPVAPDARVAYGDHPDQVVDLYRPPGTAYSPPAGRRTGPMVLLLHGGFWRVAYDRTHLSPLAAALARDGLPVALAEYRRAGGGGGLPETFDDVTSAVRVAAAEAHRGTPVVVAGHSAGGHLALWTAARPGPATAAVAVAPVADLARAHELRLSSGAVAEFLDGGAAAPLGRTALAERIAATDPVRLAPRVPVTILHGTADPDVPLELSQRYARTHRGTGTATAAAPGRDGTGADAVLGGPVALHELPGVGHYAAVTPGTEAYGALRDALLGVLSGTPRPVPGGGESGATGP, encoded by the coding sequence ATGAGCGGCACGGCGGCGGACGAGGAGGAAGTGCTGCTGGCCCGCGCGCCCGTGGCGCCGGACGCCCGCGTCGCCTACGGCGACCACCCCGACCAGGTCGTCGACCTGTACCGGCCGCCGGGCACGGCGTACTCCCCGCCGGCCGGCCGCCGGACCGGCCCGATGGTCCTCCTGCTGCACGGCGGCTTCTGGCGGGTGGCCTACGACCGTACGCACCTGTCGCCGCTGGCCGCCGCGCTGGCCAGGGACGGCCTGCCGGTCGCGCTCGCGGAGTACCGCAGGGCCGGTGGCGGCGGCGGTCTGCCGGAGACGTTCGACGACGTGACGAGCGCGGTACGGGTGGCGGCCGCCGAGGCGCACCGGGGAACGCCCGTGGTCGTCGCCGGCCACTCCGCCGGCGGCCACCTGGCCCTCTGGACGGCAGCGCGGCCGGGCCCGGCCACCGCCGCCGTCGCCGTGGCCCCGGTCGCCGACCTCGCCCGCGCCCACGAACTGCGGCTGAGCAGTGGGGCCGTGGCGGAGTTCCTGGACGGCGGCGCCGCGGCACCCCTGGGTCGTACGGCCCTGGCGGAACGTATCGCCGCGACCGATCCGGTACGGCTGGCGCCCCGCGTACCGGTGACAATCCTGCACGGCACGGCCGACCCCGACGTACCGCTGGAACTGTCGCAGCGCTACGCACGGACCCACCGCGGAACCGGTACCGCCACCGCAGCCGCCCCCGGACGCGACGGCACCGGAGCCGACGCCGTGCTCGGCGGCCCCGTCGCCCTGCACGAACTGCCCGGCGTGGGCCATTACGCGGCCGTCACCCCCGGCACCGAGGCGTACGGCGCGCTCCGCGACGCACTTCTCGGCGTCCTCAGCGGCACACCACGCCCCGTGCCGGGCGGCGGAGAATCCGGCGCCACCGGACCCTGA
- the kynU gene encoding kynureninase → MVRDDLAARAAQLDDGDPLSGKRAEFVLDEAVYLDGNSLGALPHAVPERVREVVAREWGELRIRSWSESGWWTAPERIGDRIAPLLGAAPGQVVVGDSTSVNVFKAVVAAVRMADETGPAVDGVPRDEILVDAATFPTDGYIAASAARLTGRTLRPVEAARMPAEVSDRTAVALVNHVDYRTGRLNDLPGITAALHEAGAFAVWDLCHSAGALPVGLDAHGVDLAVGCTYKYLNGGPGSPAYLYVRAEHQPRFDSPLPGWNSHADPFGMDPAYVPAAGIERGRVGTPDILSLLALEAALEAWEGVAVEDVRAKSLALTDFFLECVRAYVPRGRVRSVTPEAHDERGSQVALECAGAGEVMGELIRHGVIGDFRHPDVLRFGFTPLYTSFADAERAARTLAEVLAYVPGDGSASAVAAGATAQGPTTI, encoded by the coding sequence GTGGTCCGTGACGACCTCGCCGCCCGGGCCGCGCAGCTGGACGACGGCGACCCGCTGAGCGGCAAGCGCGCGGAGTTCGTGCTCGACGAGGCGGTCTACCTCGACGGCAACTCCCTCGGCGCGCTGCCGCACGCGGTCCCCGAACGGGTCCGCGAGGTCGTCGCCCGCGAATGGGGCGAGCTGCGCATCCGCTCCTGGTCGGAATCCGGCTGGTGGACCGCGCCCGAGCGGATCGGCGACCGGATCGCCCCGCTCCTCGGCGCCGCGCCGGGCCAGGTCGTGGTCGGCGACTCCACCAGCGTCAACGTCTTCAAGGCCGTGGTCGCCGCCGTCCGCATGGCGGACGAGACCGGCCCGGCCGTGGACGGCGTCCCCCGGGACGAGATCCTGGTCGACGCGGCCACCTTCCCGACCGACGGCTACATCGCGGCGTCGGCCGCCCGGCTCACCGGCCGTACGCTGCGCCCCGTCGAGGCCGCCCGGATGCCCGCCGAGGTGTCGGACCGTACCGCCGTCGCCCTGGTCAACCACGTCGACTACCGCACCGGCCGGCTCAACGACCTGCCCGGCATCACCGCCGCGCTGCACGAAGCCGGCGCGTTCGCCGTCTGGGACCTCTGCCACAGCGCGGGCGCGCTGCCGGTCGGCCTGGACGCGCACGGCGTGGACCTCGCGGTCGGCTGCACGTACAAGTACCTCAACGGCGGCCCCGGCTCGCCCGCCTACCTGTACGTACGCGCCGAGCACCAGCCGCGCTTCGACTCACCCCTGCCCGGCTGGAACTCCCACGCCGACCCCTTCGGCATGGACCCCGCGTACGTACCGGCGGCGGGCATCGAACGCGGCCGCGTCGGCACCCCGGACATCCTCTCGCTGCTCGCCCTGGAAGCCGCGCTGGAGGCCTGGGAGGGCGTGGCCGTCGAGGACGTACGCGCCAAGAGCCTCGCCCTGACCGACTTCTTCCTGGAGTGCGTCCGGGCGTACGTGCCGCGCGGCCGGGTGCGGTCGGTGACCCCGGAGGCACACGACGAGCGGGGCAGCCAGGTCGCGCTGGAGTGCGCGGGGGCCGGCGAGGTGATGGGCGAGCTGATCCGGCACGGCGTGATCGGCGACTTCCGCCACCCCGACGTGCTGCGCTTCGGCTTCACCCCGCTCTACACCTCCTTCGCGGACGCGGAGCGCGCGGCCCGGACCCTCGCGGAGGTCCTGGCGTACGTACCGGGCGACGGCAGCGCGTCCGCGGTCGCGGCGGGCGCCACGGCACAGGGCCCGACCACGATATGA
- a CDS encoding tryptophan 2,3-dioxygenase family protein, with the protein MSHSSSASQASPSPEPAPRCPVGHAEADPNLDFKGTTPYEDYVQAELLTHAQHLLSDDPGEMAFLVTTQVMELWFTGIVHEWHTAAQALRRDDVPTAIDALRRSTYELEALNAAWKPLARLTPAQFNAYRGALGDGSGFQSAMYRRLEFLLGEKSASMLVPHRGAPREYAELEKALHEPSLWDEVLRLLDRRGFAVPVSVLQRDPTLRYEPHPAVEAAWTEVYAGDPRHELVELGEVLTDVAELVWRWRNDHLVATRRAMGAKMGTGGSSGVAWLEKRARKNVFPELWTARSHV; encoded by the coding sequence ATGTCGCACTCGTCATCAGCGTCCCAGGCGTCCCCGTCCCCGGAGCCGGCCCCGCGCTGCCCGGTCGGCCACGCGGAGGCGGACCCGAACCTGGACTTCAAGGGCACCACGCCGTACGAGGACTACGTACAGGCGGAGCTGCTCACCCACGCCCAGCATCTGCTCTCCGACGACCCCGGAGAGATGGCCTTCCTGGTGACCACCCAGGTCATGGAGCTGTGGTTCACCGGCATCGTCCACGAGTGGCACACCGCGGCGCAGGCCCTGCGCCGTGACGACGTGCCCACCGCGATCGACGCGCTGCGCCGCTCCACGTACGAGCTGGAAGCGCTCAACGCCGCGTGGAAGCCGCTGGCCCGGCTGACCCCCGCGCAGTTCAACGCCTACCGCGGCGCCCTCGGCGACGGCTCCGGCTTCCAGTCCGCGATGTACCGGCGGCTGGAGTTCCTGCTCGGCGAGAAGTCCGCCTCCATGCTCGTCCCGCACCGCGGCGCGCCGCGCGAGTACGCCGAGCTGGAGAAGGCGCTGCACGAGCCGAGCCTGTGGGACGAGGTGCTGCGGCTGCTGGACCGCCGGGGCTTCGCCGTCCCGGTGTCGGTACTGCAGCGCGACCCCACGCTCAGGTACGAGCCGCACCCGGCCGTCGAGGCCGCCTGGACCGAGGTCTACGCAGGCGACCCGCGGCACGAGCTGGTCGAGCTGGGGGAGGTCCTCACCGACGTCGCCGAACTGGTCTGGCGCTGGCGCAACGACCATCTGGTGGCCACCCGCCGGGCGATGGGCGCGAAGATGGGCACCGGCGGCTCCTCCGGGGTGGCCTGGCTGGAGAAGCGGGCCCGCAAAAACGTCTTCCCTGAGCTGTGGACGGCCCGCAGCCATGTCTGA
- a CDS encoding DUF3151 domain-containing protein: MAIHENLLGGPPPTHLPDDPEPRELLATGTAPADVAAKYPASSLVWAQLADDAFQAGRTVESYAYARTGYHRGLDALRRAGWKGHGPVPFEHEPNRGFLRALHALARAAQAIGEQEEYERCTAFLRESSPTAADTLS; encoded by the coding sequence TCACGAGAACCTGCTCGGGGGACCGCCCCCGACCCACCTGCCCGACGACCCGGAGCCCCGTGAGCTGCTCGCCACGGGCACCGCACCGGCCGACGTCGCCGCGAAGTACCCGGCGTCCTCGCTGGTCTGGGCACAGCTGGCGGACGACGCCTTCCAGGCCGGCCGGACCGTCGAGTCCTACGCGTACGCCCGCACCGGCTACCACCGCGGCCTGGACGCGCTGCGCCGGGCCGGCTGGAAGGGCCACGGCCCGGTCCCGTTCGAGCACGAGCCGAACCGCGGCTTCCTGCGGGCGCTGCACGCGCTCGCCCGCGCCGCCCAGGCGATCGGCGAGCAGGAGGAGTACGAGCGCTGCACGGCCTTCCTGCGCGAATCCTCGCCGACCGCGGCCGACACGCTCTCCTGA